One Desulfonatronum thiodismutans DNA segment encodes these proteins:
- a CDS encoding Rpn family recombination-promoting nuclease/putative transposase: MVYVKPTSDIFIKYLFGKEEHKPLLLDFINAVQKSCDFPLIMDLEIKNPFNIKTIAAEKESILDIKAIEENGKTYNIEVQTSGKGVYKHRSLYYWSKLYAAQLMKGDQYKKLYPVSCINILDFELFNLKGKYHLCFVPRELRDPSLILTDHLALHFLELPQFTTANMDMTLEKWLYYLKHEGSDEEDTTMKTLLEDNPRLAEAHEKYSAFTRDEEK; the protein is encoded by the coding sequence TTGGTCTATGTAAAACCCACTTCCGACATCTTCATCAAGTACCTTTTCGGCAAGGAAGAGCATAAGCCGTTGTTGCTGGATTTCATCAACGCGGTCCAGAAAAGCTGCGACTTTCCACTGATTATGGATCTTGAGATCAAGAACCCTTTCAACATCAAAACCATTGCCGCGGAAAAAGAGTCTATTCTTGATATCAAGGCCATTGAGGAAAACGGCAAGACCTACAACATCGAGGTCCAGACTTCAGGAAAGGGCGTTTACAAGCATAGGTCCCTGTACTACTGGTCCAAATTGTATGCGGCACAGCTTATGAAAGGCGACCAATACAAAAAGCTGTATCCTGTAAGCTGCATCAACATCCTGGATTTCGAACTCTTCAATCTCAAGGGAAAATACCACCTCTGCTTCGTGCCGCGGGAACTGCGAGATCCAAGCCTCATCCTCACGGATCACCTTGCGCTCCACTTCCTTGAACTTCCTCAATTCACGACTGCCAATATGGATATGACCCTGGAAAAATGGTTGTATTATCTTAAACATGAAGGCTCTGACGAGGAGGACACGACCATGAAAACCTTGCTGGAAGACAATCCCCGACTCGCTGAGGCCCACGAAAAATATTCCGCCTTTACCCGGGATGAAGAAAAATAA
- a CDS encoding glycosyltransferase: MSKINILFMLPNFDTGGSEKLVFDIISNLDKSLFNPVLCVFFSGTYENLIRNTSTPFYIIHDKFVRSKISTIAFLHKILKNHSIDIVNTHHSSPMIQGLIPFKIFNSVKWIHTEHSRLDRIHSTTPIVIFLTKIFLKYTDHFVGISKGVCDYFQYELKQPPEHISLIFNGVQIEQFTPNGDSRLMYRNSFGICANDIVLGLFGNFREEKNHQCLIKALDILKKMGRKDINVIFAGNGPEFDKMKMLTKSLGLESNIYFLGTRMDIPELMNSIDIYCLPSLFEGLPFSALEAMAAQKPVIASDVEGNNELITHNLNGFLFKPNDSNALARGILQLVNDHELCNRLAHAGKQKAFEFSFETMIAKYEKLFISISKQ, from the coding sequence ATGTCTAAAATTAACATTCTTTTTATGTTGCCAAATTTTGATACTGGTGGCTCTGAGAAATTAGTCTTTGACATTATTTCAAATTTAGATAAATCACTGTTTAATCCCGTATTGTGTGTTTTTTTTTCAGGGACATATGAAAATCTAATCAGAAACACAAGTACTCCATTTTATATAATACATGATAAATTTGTTCGCTCAAAAATATCAACGATTGCATTTCTTCACAAAATTCTTAAAAATCATAGCATCGATATTGTCAACACTCATCATAGTAGTCCCATGATCCAAGGTTTGATCCCTTTTAAAATTTTCAATTCTGTTAAGTGGATACATACGGAACATTCTCGCTTAGATCGTATCCATAGCACGACGCCTATTGTTATTTTCCTCACTAAAATATTTTTGAAATACACTGACCATTTTGTTGGGATATCTAAAGGAGTTTGTGATTACTTCCAATATGAGTTAAAACAACCGCCGGAGCACATTTCATTGATTTTCAATGGTGTTCAAATCGAGCAATTTACTCCAAACGGGGATAGTCGATTAATGTATCGAAATTCTTTCGGTATTTGTGCCAACGATATTGTGCTAGGTCTGTTTGGGAATTTCAGAGAAGAGAAGAACCACCAATGTCTTATCAAGGCTTTAGATATATTAAAAAAAATGGGTCGCAAGGACATTAACGTCATATTTGCTGGAAATGGCCCTGAGTTTGACAAGATGAAGATGCTCACAAAATCTTTGGGTTTGGAGTCCAATATATATTTCCTTGGAACTCGCATGGACATCCCAGAACTTATGAACAGTATTGATATTTACTGTTTGCCATCATTGTTTGAAGGGTTGCCTTTCAGCGCGCTGGAAGCAATGGCTGCTCAAAAGCCAGTTATTGCATCAGATGTCGAGGGAAATAATGAACTTATTACGCACAATTTAAATGGATTTCTTTTTAAACCAAATGATTCAAATGCATTAGCAAGGGGGATACTTCAACTTGTGAATGATCATGAACTATGCAATCGTCTTGCACATGCAGGAAAGCAAAAAGCGTTTGAGTTCTCTTTTGAAACAATGATTGCAAAATATGAAAAACTTTTTATCAGTATATCAAAACAATAA
- a CDS encoding transposase gives MARIPRFVRHDQPTVYHVMSRTALDGFPLQDTEKDHLMAIVAKLCKIYFVDLLGFCLMGNHFHLVVRVNPSDGLTEKEITERYKLLYGQEARIIPCQIEDFSNRLTNLGAFVKDIKQGFTKFYNKRKRRWGTFWGERFKSVIVQEGETLVNLLAYVDLNPIRAGIVSKPEDYRWSTLGYLVQRGNQDGLIDLNLGMHEWNEFNTSEIIRKYRQFVYETGAVGGGGKDSGFRSQESGVRSQEKERRGIDMKILEKERKRNYRLSRVDVFRHRCRYFTDSGIIGSKEFVSEVFDGVKHLLDSKDERRFTPVGGVEGVYSMKRLVGAVGG, from the coding sequence ATGGCCCGCATCCCTCGCTTCGTCCGCCATGACCAGCCGACCGTCTACCACGTCATGTCCCGAACAGCCCTGGACGGCTTCCCGCTCCAAGACACTGAGAAAGATCACCTGATGGCCATCGTTGCCAAGCTGTGCAAAATCTATTTCGTTGACCTGCTTGGCTTTTGCCTGATGGGCAACCACTTCCACTTGGTTGTCCGGGTAAACCCGTCAGATGGTCTGACCGAGAAAGAAATCACCGAGCGCTACAAGCTGCTCTACGGCCAGGAAGCCAGGATCATCCCTTGCCAGATCGAGGACTTTAGTAACCGCCTGACCAATCTCGGGGCCTTTGTGAAGGACATCAAACAGGGCTTCACCAAGTTCTATAACAAGCGCAAGAGACGCTGGGGTACCTTCTGGGGTGAGCGGTTCAAGAGCGTCATTGTCCAGGAAGGCGAAACCCTTGTTAACCTGTTGGCCTACGTTGACCTGAACCCAATCCGGGCAGGTATTGTGAGCAAGCCCGAGGACTACCGCTGGAGCACCCTGGGGTACCTGGTCCAGCGCGGCAACCAGGACGGCCTGATCGATCTGAACCTGGGCATGCACGAGTGGAACGAGTTCAATACATCTGAGATTATTCGAAAATACCGCCAGTTCGTTTACGAAACCGGAGCGGTGGGGGGAGGAGGTAAGGATTCAGGATTCAGAAGTCAGGAGTCAGGAGTCAGGAGCCAGGAGAAGGAACGAAGAGGCATCGACATGAAGATCCTGGAGAAGGAACGTAAGAGAAACTACCGCCTCAGCCGCGTCGATGTCTTCCGCCACCGCTGCCGGTATTTCACGGACTCCGGGATCATCGGGTCAAAGGAATTCGTGTCCGAGGTGTTCGACGGAGTGAAACATCTGCTGGATTCAAAGGATGAGCGAAGGTTTACGCCGGTTGGCGGGGTGGAGGGGGTGTACTCGATGAAGCGGTTGGTTGGTGCTGTCGGCGGGTAG
- a CDS encoding O-antigen ligase family protein, whose protein sequence is MPVYAPLSTRRSGFLDKLIVIAPLFMLGRVHEVFPALWPLRLVLVTTLLLLLTVLFNGGLGRSRLALFWHSRTFRWFTAFLGIMFFSVFFSIFKSQSFFYTTDFILYFGILLLALNCQINRKEDLRFSLTGISLTLFVMIVISYTAPRDVGGQVAANWSYDPNDTALFFVMILALILPAMNYIPRFYKLCLYALALMGGGVVILTQSRGGLIACVVTLAAWGMSRGVKGVLRFFVVLGVGFALVTWTVPADKLERFYSLFNLKEDYNLTEKHGRLDIWNNGIILFKDNWITGTGVSTFATAEGQINEGGKWSSAHNSFLQVAVELGLPGLFVFMGMLFSAFRLAKPRDDTDWLGRGIRLSLVSFLAGGMFLSWGYHIVLYFVLCIAMIRERLLALGDLAAQEAPTRERHSEPVATPFRKYRQTMSVAK, encoded by the coding sequence ATGCCTGTGTACGCCCCTCTCTCAACACGTAGATCTGGCTTCCTTGATAAGCTTATTGTTATTGCCCCCCTGTTTATGCTCGGGCGTGTTCATGAAGTATTTCCGGCTTTGTGGCCCCTCCGGCTTGTCCTCGTGACCACCCTCTTATTGCTTTTAACCGTGTTGTTCAATGGAGGCCTTGGAAGATCGCGCCTGGCGCTGTTTTGGCATTCCAGAACATTTCGCTGGTTCACAGCTTTCCTGGGAATCATGTTTTTTAGTGTTTTTTTTAGCATATTTAAATCACAATCATTCTTCTATACTACTGATTTCATTCTTTATTTTGGAATTCTTTTGCTTGCACTCAATTGCCAGATTAATCGAAAAGAAGATTTGAGATTCAGTCTTACTGGAATTTCGCTAACTCTTTTTGTCATGATTGTTATTAGTTATACTGCCCCGCGCGATGTTGGTGGACAGGTAGCCGCGAATTGGTCTTATGACCCCAACGATACAGCGTTGTTTTTCGTCATGATCTTAGCTCTCATTCTGCCAGCGATGAATTACATTCCACGTTTTTACAAGTTGTGCCTCTATGCACTTGCTCTCATGGGGGGGGGCGTTGTCATTTTAACCCAGTCCCGTGGAGGATTAATTGCATGCGTTGTCACCTTGGCCGCATGGGGCATGTCACGCGGTGTCAAAGGGGTACTCCGTTTTTTTGTAGTTCTTGGGGTTGGCTTTGCGCTTGTAACGTGGACAGTTCCGGCTGATAAGTTGGAGCGTTTTTATTCTCTTTTCAATCTCAAAGAAGATTACAATTTAACAGAGAAACACGGACGCTTGGATATATGGAATAACGGAATTATTTTGTTCAAGGACAATTGGATAACCGGAACAGGAGTCTCTACTTTCGCTACTGCCGAAGGGCAAATCAACGAAGGAGGGAAGTGGAGCTCTGCGCACAATTCCTTCCTCCAGGTTGCTGTTGAGTTGGGACTTCCAGGTTTATTCGTTTTCATGGGCATGCTGTTTTCCGCATTCAGGCTGGCAAAGCCGCGGGATGACACTGATTGGCTTGGCAGGGGGATCAGGCTTTCATTGGTCAGCTTTCTTGCAGGTGGCATGTTTTTGTCCTGGGGGTATCACATTGTCTTGTATTTCGTGTTGTGTATCGCCATGATCCGTGAGAGACTTTTAGCTCTTGGGGATTTAGCCGCCCAAGAGGCTCCGACAAGGGAGCGACACTCCGAGCCTGTCGCGACTCCTTTCAGGAAATACCGCCAAACAATGAGCGTTGCAAAATGA
- a CDS encoding lipopolysaccharide biosynthesis protein — translation MSKQSVLRSLAWMGGTSVFGQIITWSVTIVVARLLNPEDYGLVAISGLFTVFAHSISLMGISSAVIQAESVSDYQIRALYGLSILMGVSMFCLGLLAAPGMAWIFNDPRLTALVSFQNLVFLFGAPKSLQWSMLARETRFDVIAKVETGSRILTSCCVLAMAASGFGVWALASQWVLIELFQLIGFSFHRRITPTLIIRWGEIRDLLIFGVQIFLRNSIGQLYASVDVFIFGKLATTSFLGAYAFSKQLANMPFEKIVAIINRVLLPYLSSEKGDMDSMRDWTLKVADLQALLLAPFFYLLFFCAEETVLILLGPHWSAAVLPLQIFCVANIFKLAESYAMLVLTALGLIVEQVRFVLVQLVVIGGTMFGLALWVNAEVSIYVWVTIYPVLCLVFCRILLKAIDLGLGTIIKHLRTTLLAHIALIVTVYSLSLMVVGPHWQTLVVKTASGCAVYILFLLAIDREKIILLLKIVPFIRRSTS, via the coding sequence ATGAGCAAACAGTCCGTCTTGCGGAGCCTCGCATGGATGGGCGGTACAAGCGTTTTCGGGCAGATCATTACCTGGAGCGTGACCATTGTCGTAGCTAGGCTCCTAAACCCCGAAGATTATGGACTTGTCGCCATATCCGGCCTGTTCACGGTTTTTGCGCACTCCATAAGTCTGATGGGCATCAGCTCCGCAGTAATCCAGGCCGAGAGCGTTTCCGACTATCAAATTCGTGCACTCTATGGGCTTTCCATTCTGATGGGCGTGTCCATGTTTTGCCTGGGGTTGTTGGCAGCGCCGGGTATGGCCTGGATATTCAATGATCCTCGACTTACTGCTCTTGTCTCATTTCAGAATCTGGTTTTCTTGTTCGGGGCTCCCAAGTCTCTTCAGTGGAGCATGCTCGCCCGTGAAACGCGTTTTGACGTCATTGCAAAAGTAGAGACGGGTTCACGTATCCTGACATCGTGCTGTGTGTTGGCCATGGCTGCATCAGGTTTTGGCGTATGGGCCCTGGCCTCCCAATGGGTTCTCATTGAACTGTTTCAACTCATAGGCTTCAGCTTCCATCGTCGCATAACACCAACGCTTATTATCCGGTGGGGGGAAATCCGTGATTTGCTGATCTTTGGGGTTCAAATTTTCCTCAGAAACAGCATCGGTCAACTCTATGCCAGTGTGGATGTCTTCATCTTCGGCAAGCTCGCCACTACCAGTTTCCTGGGAGCATACGCGTTTAGCAAGCAATTAGCCAACATGCCTTTTGAAAAAATCGTCGCAATAATTAACCGGGTGCTATTGCCTTATTTGTCCAGCGAAAAGGGTGACATGGACTCCATGCGCGACTGGACGCTAAAGGTTGCCGACCTCCAGGCGCTTCTTCTGGCTCCTTTTTTCTACCTGCTGTTTTTTTGTGCCGAGGAAACAGTCCTTATCCTGCTTGGACCACATTGGAGCGCTGCGGTCCTGCCCCTTCAGATTTTCTGCGTTGCCAACATTTTCAAACTTGCCGAAAGCTATGCAATGCTCGTCCTTACAGCTTTGGGGCTAATCGTGGAACAGGTTCGTTTCGTTCTTGTTCAGCTAGTTGTTATCGGCGGGACCATGTTTGGATTAGCATTATGGGTAAACGCGGAAGTTTCAATATATGTGTGGGTCACCATCTACCCAGTCCTGTGTTTAGTGTTTTGCAGGATTCTTCTGAAGGCCATAGATCTTGGGCTTGGAACGATCATCAAGCATCTTAGAACGACTTTGCTCGCACATATTGCACTTATTGTTACAGTTTACAGTTTGAGCTTGATGGTGGTCGGCCCACATTGGCAAACTCTTGTCGTGAAAACAGCTTCTGGTTGCGCTGTATACATTCTGTTTTTGTTGGCAATTGATCGCGAAAAGATAATACTTTTATTAAAAATTGTTCCATTCATTAGGCGGAGTACATCATGA
- a CDS encoding glycosyltransferase family 2 protein: MNDIPITVYTPVYNMDGYIAETIESVLGQSFSNFEYLIINDGSTDRTEEVIAIYANKDSRIRVISQQNHGVSSAANVAINNARGKYLFRIDADDICYPYRLSTQYKFMEKNSQITVCGGLIRCFQNVKSNIPLQVKNDNEIRVFFLSNPAISNSTSCVRTAFLRMNNCLFNTDISFGEDFDFWSRISFLEGCQFYNIQKPLVSYRIHSLSATQSLVHSKKNDFLNMIRLRHIKLLEATPSESEIEIHGMLVDRKPNFSLNDLINAENWIKKLIKNNAQSRSYDHKTLKNLLVQRLYQAASLSAVKGSDFTRWLLMSKILHFNIPASKFAYLAIKHFTR, translated from the coding sequence ATGAATGATATTCCAATTACTGTATATACTCCCGTATATAATATGGATGGATATATTGCAGAAACGATAGAGAGCGTTTTAGGACAAAGTTTTTCTAATTTCGAATATCTGATTATCAACGATGGCTCTACAGATAGAACTGAAGAAGTAATAGCTATATATGCTAATAAGGATTCAAGAATCAGAGTGATTTCTCAGCAGAATCATGGAGTATCTTCTGCAGCAAATGTAGCGATCAATAACGCTAGAGGAAAATATTTATTCAGGATCGATGCTGATGACATTTGCTACCCATATCGTTTATCTACTCAATATAAATTCATGGAAAAAAATTCACAAATAACAGTTTGTGGAGGTTTAATACGTTGCTTTCAGAATGTTAAAAGCAATATTCCTCTACAGGTAAAAAATGACAATGAAATTAGAGTATTTTTTTTGTCAAATCCTGCCATATCGAACAGTACTTCATGTGTACGGACTGCATTCCTTCGAATGAATAACTGTTTATTTAATACAGATATATCTTTTGGAGAAGATTTTGATTTCTGGTCACGTATTTCATTTTTGGAAGGTTGCCAATTTTACAATATCCAAAAACCCTTAGTATCTTACCGTATACATTCGTTAAGTGCTACCCAGAGTCTAGTTCACAGCAAAAAAAATGATTTTTTAAATATGATTCGGCTAAGACACATTAAATTACTTGAGGCGACTCCTTCGGAATCAGAAATCGAAATCCACGGCATGCTGGTGGATCGAAAACCCAATTTCAGTTTGAATGATTTAATAAATGCTGAGAATTGGATCAAAAAATTGATCAAGAATAACGCACAATCACGCAGTTATGACCATAAAACCCTAAAAAACCTATTAGTGCAGCGATTATATCAAGCGGCCAGTTTAAGTGCGGTCAAAGGTTCTGATTTTACAAGATGGTTATTAATGAGCAAAATCTTGCACTTTAACATTCCTGCTAGCAAGTTTGCTTATTTAGCCATAAAACATTTCACACGCTAA
- a CDS encoding glycosyltransferase family 4 protein, with the protein MKPTLLVLDQWASQDYQAGTSKNWLYKGFAEIFDTRVINADTPFLKRLVGASCLFQALLSHPADLRCEYYRQLEWEAKKPASFRARSSRFQRAINRLSEHDATFQVGSLFGPIISRGKSSFSYHDQTVAMVEQMWPEWLPRNFPRFREQFFELERASLQAKDLVFTYSERTRKSMLDDYALPAHKVIVAPTACKIPYPAANQVLTERVPKLIFAATDFFRKGGDLVLKAFKELRLQRQELELILVGVKAPEPLPDGARHLGMVPFDKLMAEYLSASLILHPARHDAYPNVLKEALACGLPAVTSDSCGIPEIVANGETGMVLKRNDVPSIVETVSDLLDDPERLQGMRERCLVERERFRPKNCVARITEAMCDVMTEKGSQHR; encoded by the coding sequence ATGAAACCCACCCTACTTGTCCTAGATCAATGGGCCAGTCAGGACTATCAAGCCGGGACCAGCAAGAATTGGTTATACAAAGGGTTTGCAGAGATTTTTGACACCCGCGTTATTAATGCAGATACCCCTTTCCTGAAGCGACTGGTCGGTGCCTCCTGCCTTTTTCAGGCGCTCCTTTCGCACCCGGCAGACCTTCGGTGTGAGTATTATCGCCAACTGGAATGGGAGGCAAAAAAACCTGCATCCTTCAGAGCGAGGTCAAGTCGCTTTCAAAGAGCCATAAACCGGTTATCCGAGCATGATGCAACCTTTCAGGTTGGTAGCCTCTTCGGGCCTATAATTTCAAGGGGAAAATCATCGTTTTCTTATCATGACCAGACAGTGGCCATGGTTGAACAAATGTGGCCGGAATGGTTGCCCAGAAATTTTCCAAGATTCAGGGAGCAGTTTTTTGAGCTTGAGAGAGCCTCCCTTCAGGCCAAGGACCTCGTCTTTACCTACAGTGAGCGTACACGTAAATCCATGCTTGATGATTACGCCCTCCCAGCTCACAAGGTCATTGTAGCGCCGACTGCATGCAAAATTCCTTACCCAGCTGCCAATCAAGTCTTGACGGAAAGAGTTCCTAAACTCATTTTCGCCGCTACGGATTTTTTCCGGAAAGGCGGGGATTTAGTCTTAAAAGCCTTCAAGGAGCTTCGTTTACAGCGGCAAGAACTTGAACTTATTCTCGTAGGTGTAAAGGCACCCGAGCCCCTTCCGGATGGCGCTCGTCATCTAGGCATGGTCCCCTTCGATAAATTGATGGCAGAGTATCTCTCAGCATCCCTTATTCTGCACCCTGCCAGACATGACGCATACCCCAATGTCCTGAAGGAGGCGCTAGCCTGCGGTTTGCCTGCCGTGACTTCGGATTCCTGTGGCATCCCCGAGATTGTTGCCAACGGCGAGACCGGCATGGTGTTGAAGCGTAACGATGTTCCGTCGATCGTCGAGACTGTGAGTGACCTGCTTGATGACCCAGAGCGGTTGCAGGGTATGCGGGAGCGCTGTCTGGTCGAACGGGAACGTTTCAGACCGAAAAATTGTGTTGCTCGCATCACTGAGGCAATGTGCGACGTCATGACCGAAAAAGGCAGCCAACATCGTTAG
- a CDS encoding glycosyltransferase family 4 protein has product MPENYVFHVLVTGDIAHDGEQFAGVTLNVQQFAAPWTRLTMLRRTWVMIVRGIRMARKEGIDVVISYDPLTLGFIGVLVKLFSGAKLVVEVNGHIRDAKDLSLAGGKVGFLRRKLFNLVGSLSLHMADCVKILNRRQYEEWQTILSRKKVVMFHDYVPTSQFVLSERDDCYLYCLGYPFYRKGVDILLEAFAIIQQEFPDIRLVIMGHCREPELSRWKARARGIANVEFHKPVPYDEVADYLGTCTVLAVPSRSEGMGRVFIEAMASGKPCVGTRVGGIPNVIADGRSGFLVNPEDPQDLADKLRILLADKSLRQRMGKVGRHIAETTLSDRQYVLNFQKMMDILLDDSSPCRGICFNGFAQVDSRPDR; this is encoded by the coding sequence ATGCCTGAAAACTATGTGTTTCACGTTTTGGTAACCGGGGATATCGCTCATGACGGTGAACAATTCGCTGGTGTAACGCTGAATGTCCAGCAATTTGCTGCCCCCTGGACACGCTTAACGATGCTCCGTCGTACATGGGTCATGATTGTGCGTGGGATACGCATGGCCAGAAAGGAGGGGATTGATGTGGTCATCAGCTATGACCCTTTGACCCTCGGGTTCATCGGAGTGCTGGTGAAATTGTTTTCTGGTGCCAAGCTGGTAGTGGAGGTGAACGGGCACATTCGTGATGCTAAGGACTTAAGCTTGGCGGGCGGCAAGGTCGGATTTTTGCGGCGCAAACTGTTTAATCTGGTCGGGTCCCTATCACTGCATATGGCCGATTGTGTGAAGATTCTGAACCGGCGGCAGTATGAGGAATGGCAGACCATCCTGTCGCGAAAAAAAGTCGTCATGTTTCATGACTACGTGCCGACAAGTCAATTTGTCTTGTCCGAGCGGGATGATTGTTATTTGTATTGTCTGGGATATCCGTTCTATCGGAAAGGAGTAGATATCCTTTTAGAAGCATTTGCAATCATCCAGCAGGAATTTCCTGATATCAGGCTGGTCATCATGGGGCATTGCCGGGAGCCGGAACTGAGTCGCTGGAAGGCCAGGGCGCGAGGTATTGCCAATGTCGAATTCCACAAACCCGTGCCGTACGATGAAGTGGCCGACTATCTGGGTACATGTACGGTTCTTGCGGTGCCGTCACGCTCTGAAGGCATGGGCCGCGTGTTCATCGAGGCCATGGCCTCGGGAAAGCCCTGCGTCGGAACCCGTGTCGGAGGCATACCCAATGTCATTGCCGACGGTAGAAGCGGGTTTCTCGTGAACCCCGAAGATCCGCAGGACTTGGCGGACAAGCTTCGCATCCTTCTTGCCGACAAGAGTCTTCGTCAGCGTATGGGCAAAGTAGGCAGGCACATCGCCGAGACAACGCTCTCTGATAGGCAGTATGTGCTCAATTTTCAAAAGATGATGGACATCCTTCTGGACGATTCTTCACCCTGTCGCGGAATATGTTTCAACGGGTTTGCTCAAGTCGACTCAAGGCCTGATCGATGA
- a CDS encoding glycosyltransferase family protein, producing the protein MRETVTNLLKQEDALMLNSRNVYKVGFGPKTGANSFAQSGVKVAAALDRFPEFKSGFFSWEPFDLDELMNFDVLIFIKYIPDMNMLKALKVRGKVLILDYQDTFLYPSVYEKNVVRRILKWLYYCKTESYLSRAYAMLDGCMICTPLLRNVVIRAGMKPLELPRQIYNDENENVYKPFPMKTEGVVLYWTGVSLNQKQNEPIVPVLKRMHECHGCRILYDTDQIGEYNWIEYRMFDNKTWAKDILDADVAFRWRDTSNLQEFKDPNKVQGYMAAGLPVVIHPTASERLIVEDGKTGFFANSVAEFEYILLRLIQNPQLRHEVGMAAHAAVWKHSSLKIHVECLREHLLTLLGAP; encoded by the coding sequence ATGCGTGAAACTGTTACCAATCTTTTGAAACAGGAAGATGCGCTGATGCTGAACAGTAGAAACGTTTACAAGGTTGGTTTTGGGCCAAAAACCGGGGCGAATTCTTTTGCGCAATCTGGGGTGAAAGTCGCGGCTGCACTGGATCGCTTCCCTGAGTTCAAAAGTGGTTTTTTTTCTTGGGAACCGTTCGATCTTGACGAACTTATGAACTTCGATGTGCTCATTTTCATCAAATACATTCCGGACATGAACATGTTGAAAGCTCTCAAAGTTAGAGGCAAGGTCTTGATCCTGGATTATCAAGATACCTTTCTTTATCCATCGGTGTATGAGAAAAACGTTGTCCGGCGGATACTCAAGTGGCTCTATTATTGCAAAACAGAAAGCTATTTGTCGCGAGCCTACGCCATGCTCGACGGCTGTATGATCTGCACGCCGCTGCTACGTAATGTTGTAATCAGGGCAGGAATGAAGCCACTTGAACTACCCAGACAGATTTACAACGATGAAAATGAGAATGTTTACAAACCTTTCCCTATGAAGACAGAAGGTGTTGTTCTGTATTGGACAGGAGTTTCCCTCAATCAGAAGCAGAATGAACCTATCGTGCCGGTTCTCAAGCGAATGCATGAATGCCATGGATGCCGCATTTTATACGACACCGATCAGATAGGTGAGTACAATTGGATTGAGTATAGAATGTTCGATAACAAGACATGGGCCAAGGACATTCTTGATGCGGACGTTGCTTTTCGATGGCGCGATACCTCCAATCTTCAGGAATTCAAGGACCCAAACAAGGTACAGGGGTACATGGCGGCTGGTCTACCTGTCGTCATCCATCCCACGGCTTCTGAGCGATTGATCGTGGAAGATGGCAAAACCGGTTTTTTTGCGAATTCAGTAGCTGAGTTTGAATATATACTTCTGCGCTTGATTCAAAACCCTCAGCTTCGTCACGAGGTTGGCATGGCAGCACATGCGGCAGTGTGGAAGCATAGTTCTCTTAAAATCCATGTTGAATGTCTGCGTGAGCATTTGTTGACGTTGCTGGGTGCGCCATGA